One genomic region from Tachysurus vachellii isolate PV-2020 chromosome 22, HZAU_Pvac_v1, whole genome shotgun sequence encodes:
- the LOC132837899 gene encoding opioid growth factor receptor-like, with translation MGNSESNSLTDFDSTWEDEDYYEDRTKSKEWPWSAQRNTDAAKDMQNYRYMWRITRCDDVTDHELDDEKVLPNLRFYQNKIPFDPDGMLIEDFHTHWFGDYDRLEHVHYYIQWLFPTHEKGRNASHELSPEAIKLFRRDEQVKKRLLTSYKLMLDFYGIELISEETGEVRRATNWTERFANLNRNTHNNLRITRILKSMGLLGFSHYQAPLVHFFLVETLVQGTLPQVKQSTLDYFMFAVVDKTKRKELIKFALCYFEPKEKFVWCPKSIQIQFLKELECAHEEWLGNAK, from the exons ATGGGTAACTCAGAGAGTAACTCTTTAACAGACTTTGACTCAACCTGGGAAGATGAAGATTACTATGAGGACAGAACCAAG tcCAAGGAGTGGCCATGGAGTGCACAAAGGAACACAGATGCTGCCAAAGACATGCAAAACTACAGATACATGTGGCGG ATCACCCGGTGTGATGACGTGACAGATCATGAGCTGGACGAT GAAAAAGTCTTGCCGAATCTGCGGTTCTACCAAAATAAGATCCCTTTCGACCCTGATG GCATGCTCATTGAGGATTTTCACACGCACTGGTTTGGTGATTACGACAGGCTGGAACATGTGCACTACTACATTCAATG GCTATTTCCAACTCATGAGAAAGGAAGGAACGCATCACATGAGCTTAGCCCAGAAGCAATCAAG CTGTTCCGTAGGGACGAGCAGGTGAAGAAAAGATTGTTGACATCTTACAAGCTAATGTTGGACTTTTATGGCATAGAACTCATCagtgaggaaactggagaagtGAGACGAGCTACAAACTGGACAGAGCGATTTGCAAACCTAAATAG aaacacacacaataatcttCGCATCACCCGTATCCTTAAGTCCATGGGATTGCTGGGGTTTTCTCACTATCAAGCACCGCTGGTTCACTTCTTCCTTGTTGAGACTCTGGTGCAAGGCACACTTCCCCAAGTCAAGCAGAGCACTCTGGACTACTTTATGTTCGCAGTTGTAGACAAGACTAAAAGAAAAGAGTTGATCAAATTTGCCTTGTGTTATTTTGAGCCAAAAGAGAAATTTGTATGGTGTCCTAAGAGCATTCAGATTCAATTTTTGAAGGAGCTCGAGTGTGCACATGAAGAATGGCTTGGAAATGCAAAGTAA